Proteins co-encoded in one Brassica oleracea var. oleracea cultivar TO1000 chromosome C4, BOL, whole genome shotgun sequence genomic window:
- the LOC106339903 gene encoding tRNA 2'-phosphotransferase 1-like isoform X2 — protein sequence MDASNLGSSNKPAFSSFSQSSRSGGRGRGNERDNDRRRPQGRGGGGGGRGGGGGDRIDALGRLLTRILRHLATEMRLDMRGDGFVKVEDLLNLNLKTSANVQLKSHTIDEIREAVRRDNKQRFSLVEEDGELLIRANQGHSITTVESDKLLKPILSPEEAPVCVHGTYKKNLESILASGLKRMNRLHVHFSCGLPTDGEVISGMRRDVNVLIFLDIKKALEDGIAFYISDNKVILTEGVDGVVPVDYFHKIESWPSRQPILF from the exons ATGGATGCATCGAATCTCGGTTCTTCCAACAAACCTGCCTTCTCTTCCTTCTCACAATCCAGCAGAAG CGGCGGTAGAGGAAGAGGAAACGAGAGAGATAATGATCGTCGGAGGCCTCAGGGTCGTGGCGGCGGCGGTGGTGGCAGAGGAGGAGGAGGAGGTGATAGAATCGATGCTCTTGGAAGACTCTT GACGAGAATCTTGAGACACTTGGCTACTGAGATGAGATTGGACATGAGAGGTGATGGTTTTGTTAAAGTTGAAGACTTGCTTAACCTGAATCTTAAAACGTCTGCAAACGTTCAGTTGAAGTCTCACACCATTGATGAGATTAGAGAG GCAGTGAGAAGGGACAATAAGCAACGGTTTAGCCTCGTTGAAGAGGATGGAGAGCTCTTGATCCGCGCTAACCAAGGCCACTCCATCACG ACGGTTGAATCCGACAAGTTACTTAAACCAATATTGTCACCGGAAGAAGCTCCAG TGTGTGTGCATGGAACTTATAAGAAGAATTTGGAATCCATCTTAGCATCTGGCTTAAAGCGTATGAATAGACTGCACGTTCACTTTTCTTGTGGCTTGCCAACAGATGGTGAAGTGATAAGTG GCATGAGAAGGGATGTTAACGTCCTAATCTTCCTTGACATCAAGAAAGCTCTTGAAG ATGGAATTGCATTCTACATTTCGGACAACAAGGTGATTTTGACTGAAGGCGTTGATGGTGTAGTGCCTGTTGATTACTTCCACAAGATCGAGTCTTGGCCTAGTCGGCAGCCAATTCTTTTCTGA
- the LOC106339903 gene encoding tRNA 2'-phosphotransferase 1-like isoform X1 — MFQLALALGRLLRFSRLPTLSIFPKFSPLSALMDASNLGSSNKPAFSSFSQSSRSGGRGRGNERDNDRRRPQGRGGGGGGRGGGGGDRIDALGRLLTRILRHLATEMRLDMRGDGFVKVEDLLNLNLKTSANVQLKSHTIDEIREAVRRDNKQRFSLVEEDGELLIRANQGHSITTVESDKLLKPILSPEEAPVCVHGTYKKNLESILASGLKRMNRLHVHFSCGLPTDGEVISGMRRDVNVLIFLDIKKALEDGIAFYISDNKVILTEGVDGVVPVDYFHKIESWPSRQPILF, encoded by the exons ATGTTTCAGTTAGCTCTTGCGTTAG GTCGGCTTCTACGTTTCAGTCGTCTTCCAACTTTGAGCATCTTCCCCAAATTTTCACCTCTTTCTGCTCTCATGGATGCATCGAATCTCGGTTCTTCCAACAAACCTGCCTTCTCTTCCTTCTCACAATCCAGCAGAAG CGGCGGTAGAGGAAGAGGAAACGAGAGAGATAATGATCGTCGGAGGCCTCAGGGTCGTGGCGGCGGCGGTGGTGGCAGAGGAGGAGGAGGAGGTGATAGAATCGATGCTCTTGGAAGACTCTT GACGAGAATCTTGAGACACTTGGCTACTGAGATGAGATTGGACATGAGAGGTGATGGTTTTGTTAAAGTTGAAGACTTGCTTAACCTGAATCTTAAAACGTCTGCAAACGTTCAGTTGAAGTCTCACACCATTGATGAGATTAGAGAG GCAGTGAGAAGGGACAATAAGCAACGGTTTAGCCTCGTTGAAGAGGATGGAGAGCTCTTGATCCGCGCTAACCAAGGCCACTCCATCACG ACGGTTGAATCCGACAAGTTACTTAAACCAATATTGTCACCGGAAGAAGCTCCAG TGTGTGTGCATGGAACTTATAAGAAGAATTTGGAATCCATCTTAGCATCTGGCTTAAAGCGTATGAATAGACTGCACGTTCACTTTTCTTGTGGCTTGCCAACAGATGGTGAAGTGATAAGTG GCATGAGAAGGGATGTTAACGTCCTAATCTTCCTTGACATCAAGAAAGCTCTTGAAG ATGGAATTGCATTCTACATTTCGGACAACAAGGTGATTTTGACTGAAGGCGTTGATGGTGTAGTGCCTGTTGATTACTTCCACAAGATCGAGTCTTGGCCTAGTCGGCAGCCAATTCTTTTCTGA
- the LOC106337129 gene encoding secretory carrier-associated membrane protein 4-like: MNLHHDPNPFDEEEDEIVNPFSKGAGGAGRPVASRPFNVDATVDIPLDTVNDSSKKQRELSDWESELKKRETDIKRREDAVAKSGVKTSDKNWPPFFPIIHHDIANEIPVHAQKLQYLAFASWLGIVLCLVFNVIAVIVCWIKGGGVKIFFLATIYALLGCPISYLLWYRPLYRAMRTDSALKFGWFFLFYLIHIGFCIFAAIAPPIIFRGQSFTGVLAAIDVIRGSLLAGIFYFVGCGLFCLESLLSLWVLQKIYIYFRGNK; the protein is encoded by the exons ATGAATCTCCACCACGATCCCAATCCCTTCGACGAAGAAGAAGACGAGATCGTCAATCCCTTCTCG AAAGGAGCTGGCGGCGCTGGAAGGCCTGTGGCATCTAGGCCATTTAACGTTGATGCTACAGTCGATATTCCTTTGGATACGGTGAAT GACTCTTCAAAGAAACAGAGAGAGCTCTCTGATTGGGAATCAGAGCTTAAGAAGAGAGAAACG GATATTAAACGAAGAGAAGATGCTGTTGCTAAGT CTGGCGTGAAGACAAGCGATAAAAACTGGCCACCCTTTTTCCCTATCATACACCACGACATTGCTAACGAGATACCAGTTCATGCACAGAAGCTCCAGTATCTAGCATTTGCTAGTTGGTTGG GTATAGTTTTGTGTCTCGTATTCAATGTCATTGCAGTGATAGTCTGCTGGATTAAAGGCGGAG GTGTCAAAATCTTTTTTCTCGCCACGATCTATGCGCTGCTTGGATGTCCAATTTCATATCTGTTATGGTACAGGCCTCTCTACCGAGCAATGAG GACTGACAGCGCTCTGAAGTTCGGTTGGTTTTTCCTCTTCTACCTG ATTCACATTGGGTTCTGCATATTTGCCGCCATTGCTCCTCCGATCATTTTCCGTGGACAATCATTTAC GGGTGTGCTGGCAGCAATTGATGTAATCAGAGGCAGTTTACTAGCCGGG ATCTTCTACTTTGTCGGCTGCGGTCTTTTCTGCTTGGAGTCGCTTCTCAGTCTGTGGGTTCTCCAG AAAATATACATCTACTTCAGGGGAAACAAGTAA
- the LOC106336940 gene encoding uncharacterized protein LOC106336940 yields the protein MDSRGSSDQDDEHIVQVRQALMCPDGGRFEGLRTARFLNYTTTSIDDDVFELPLDAFVTSEPEKLSFSGWGSPSVNWIEWVNAMAESNATMWRRSGVYDAIMASRYQITKQDDLMTALVEKWCIETNSFVFPWGEVTVTLEDMIVLGGFSAIGNNVLASVKRDSMKSVEEKLKRAKREIEASSMKRCCVSLWMMEMMNSGNEIEHEAFVVSWLSRFVFPNSGDLVREKLFAAAVQLARGVRLALAPAVLSGIYSSLGVLKKQLVGGSGEEETVVTATSPFQFVQVWAWERIIDIRPPGQPSQLKPHEPRMALWHHHGGGQEANQSLKSIRTVLDSAKESFHHRPYTKPLKNFKFPKFYLEDDCWVSLEDEDIVAFGRCLRCSKLVGLNCIEPYYPHRVALQFGYDQDVPGVVPVVLTESPELAWKDYIRPITDEMIYIPSRLRRPDVTVKYIRWWKQSVTTLQAMAKRSTHKVLKEKPTETTSSTTTMVKSSPPRTSKTVGVKSELKGGTLKTESDKSSSAKSFTGSEKPKPLKKVELVKKPLSKLTKTPGRSVDEVKERKGGPGPRVSQEIKAHSHVNILLPGSPASSPKTQQSLPQNQTSKSSHVIRPKALPVKSPRPQASKGPKDSSSSSVSFSLTSKKAPKRTTEVTSLHQIPPSKATPALKRNVADQRIKAHTKQETRHSSKGGDEAMMNTLKAMSEIMKLEEHVGEGGEVMYQIPKQQFEVLSQRMQDVLQELQSIKSALNIEKSSSI from the exons ATGGATTCTCGAGGTTCTTCAGATCAAGACGATGAACATATCGTCCAAGTTAGACAAGCTCTGATGTGTCCCGACGGAGGAAGATTCGAAGGTCTCCGAACGGCACGTTTCTTGAATTACACAACAACCTCCATAGACGACGACGTTTTCGAGCTTCCTCTCGACGCCTTCGTGACGTCAGAACCAGAGAAACTCTCCTTCTCCGGATGGGGCTCTCCCTCGGTGAATTGGATCGAGTGGGTGAACGCCATGGCCGAGTCCAACGCCACGATGTGGCGTAGATCAGGAGTCTACGACGCGATCATGGCGTCGCGTTACCAGATAACAAAGCAAGACGATCTGATGACGGCGCTGGTGGAGAAATGGTGCATAGAGACTAACTCCTTCGTGTTCCCTTGGGGAGAAGTGACGGTGACGTTGGAGGATATGATCGTTCTCGGCGGGTTCTCGGCTATAGGGAACAACGTGTTGGCTTCGGTGAAACGAGACTCGATGAAGTCTGTTGAGGAGAAGCTGAAGAGAGCGAAGCGTGAGATCGAAGCGAGTTCGATGAAGAGATGTTGCGTTAGTTTGTGGATGATGGAGATGATGAATTCTGGGAATGAGATTGAGCATGAGGCGTTCGTGGTTTCGTGGCTTTCACGTTTCGTCTTCCCTAATTCAG GTGATCTCGTGAGGGAGAAGCTCTTTGCTGCTGCGGTTCAGCTCGCTAGAGGTGTTAGGCTTGCGCTTGCTCCTGCGGTTCTTTCCGGGATCTACAGCAGTCTTGGAGTTTTGAAGAAGCAACTTGTTGGTGGGTCCGGAGAGGAAGAGACGGTGGTTACTGCTACATCCCCGTTTCAGTTTGTGCAAGTGTGGGCTTGGGAGAGGATCATAGACATACGGCCACCAGGCCAGCCTAGCCAGCTAAAGCCTCACGAGCCAAGAATGGCTCTATGGCACCATCACGGCGGTGGTCAAGAGGCAAACCAGAGTCTCAAAAGTATCCGAACCGTTCTGGATTCCGCCAAGGAGAGTTTCCATCACCGTCCGTACACAAAACCTTTGAAGAACTTCAAGTTCCCTAAGTTCTACTTAGAAGATGACTGTTGGGTGTCTTTGGAGGATGAAGACATTGTGGCGTTCGGCCGGTGTTTGAGATGCTCTAAGCTGGTGGGTTTGAACTGCATTGAGCCTTATTATCCTCACCGTGTAGCGTTGCAGTTTGGTTACGATCAGGATGTTCCTGGAGTAGTTCCCGTGGTGCTGACCGAGTCGCCGGAGCTGGCTTGGAAGGATTATATAAGACCGATTACAGATGAAATGATTTACATTCCGTCAAGGCTCAGGCGACCGGATGTTACGGTTAAGTATATAAGATGGTGGAAACAGTCTGTTACTACTCTACAGGCCATGGCTAAGAGAAGTACACATAAGGTTCTGAAAGAGAAACCCACAGAGACAACATCTTCAACAACAACAATGGTTAAATCTTCTCCTCCAAGAACCTCTAAAACAGTAGGAGTAAAATCAGAGTTGAAGGGAGGAACTTTAAAGACAGAGAGTGATAAAAGCAGCTCTGCAAAGAGTTTCACAGGTTCGGAGAAACCGAAGCCTTTGAAGAAGGTTGAATTGGTCAAGAAGCCATTGTCTAAGTTGACAAAGACTCCAGGAAGATCAGTGGATGAAGTCAAAGAACGTAAAGGAGGACCAGGACCAAGGGTCTCGCAGGAGATAAAGGCTCATAGCCATGTGAATATTCTACTTCCCGGTTCACCTGCTAGCTCACCAAAGACTCAACAGTCACTCCCTCAAAACCAAACGTCTAAAA GTTCTCATGTAATAAGACCAAAAGCATTACCTGTTAAGTCACCAAGACCACAAGCTTCAAAAGGACCAAAGGATTCATCATCTTCTTCTGTTTCTTTTTCATTAACAAGCAAGAAGGCCCCAAAGAGAACCACAGAAGTTACTAGCCTCCATCAGATTCCACCATCTAAAGCCACTCCTGCTCTTAAGAGAAATGTGGCTGATCAACGAATCAAAGCTCATACAAAACAAGAAACTCGACATAGCAGCAAAGGAGGAGACGAAGCGATGATGAACACATTGAAGGCTATGAGCGAGATAATGAAGTTAGAGGAACACGTAGGTGAAGGGGGTGAAGTGATGTATCAAATACCAAAACAACAATTCGAAGTTTTGAGCCAACGAATGCAAGATGTTCTACAGGAGTTGCAGTCTATTAAATCCGCACTGAACATCGAAAAATCATCATCAATCTAA